The DNA window GAGGGAACGAGATGCTGGTCTGCGCGCGGAGCCGGCGTCCTGGGCGGCGAGCGGGGCCGTGGCCGCctccgtcctcctcctcctcctcctcgccgccgGCCCGCGGCGCTGCGTTCTCCGCGGCAAAGAACTGAACGCGTGTGAACAAAACACATCGGTAAATACAGCAGGACATTACTGGAAACAGCTGCCTTACAGTACAAAATACAGTACAAGTGTACGGATGTGATTCGGACATCGAGAAATACTATTGCTCCCGTTATGATTTAGGAAACCGAGTTCTTTGCGACggagaagaattaaaaacaggaaaaacggaaggaaaagaaaaaagttctcGTTAAAAATCCCTTAAAAAGACCCACGGACAACGGGAGGGTGGGACCGGGCGGCGAGAGGCGATGGCGGCGGCTGGCGGGCGGCCGCGCGGGGCCGTCCCCGTGGCTCGGGGCGGGGGACGGAGCCGATCCCCCCGTCGGGCCGCGCGGGGAGTCGCTGTGGGCCGTTCCTCGCCTTCCAATAAATACGGAGCGAACAGAGAGCGCGGAGAGGGGGACGCCAGCAGAAGGGTTCGCCACAATAAATTAACAAGGCAGCTCAGAGGGCAGGCATGCACagtttccaaaaaataaaaatcatgagaggaaaaaaattaaaaagtcctAGAGACTCTAGAAGGTGTCACACAGTAATACCTGAAACTTTGGAATGAACAGCGGGCTCCCCATTCAGTTCAAAGTTACTAGGATAACGTGGctaaaaaaatacctttctggAGGGGCAGGACTGACCCGattagctaaaaaaaaagaccatttgaGAGTGAAAATCCATTTAATAACAGAGGTGATCGCTGAAAGGACCCCACTTTGATTCCGGAGCAGCTGGACGAGTCGTTGGCAGGAGCCAGTCTCTGGTGAAACGGCGaggtggtaaaaaaaaaaagagggaaaaaaaagagggaaaaaaaaaatccaacgCCCCGGCCGCCGGGGTGTGCGGTCCCAGCGCTCGTCGGAGCTCCCACAGGTTGCGTCGCGCTAACGAGCCGGCCGGCGCCGGCCCCGCCGTTCACACGGCGTGAGGTACTGAGGAAACGCATCGAGTTCGTGTTAAAAAGCCGCGGGCGAAGACGCGCGGGTTGGGTTTTCTGCACCTGAGGTCGCCGGTGTCGCGCGGGCGCGTGCCCGCCGAGGCCTCCAAGTCCCCCGCGCGCGCGTGCGCGGCCGCCGCTCCTCCGCGCTCTCTCCCGGCCGAGCCAGGGCTTGAAAAAACCATCCGACGGCGGCGGCCCCGCTCGCGGCCGCCCGGGGAATCCTGCCTGGCCTTCCCGCTGCCAACCCGGCGCTCGCTCGAGCCCACCTTATttggagaggaggggaagatcTCCAGCGAGCAGCAGCCGATCCGTCGAGCTTGCCTTGTGCTTTGTGCCTGCTTTTTCTCTAGCCTACCTCTCTTTGCAACCCCCATGTTaaaaagaagggaggaggaaaaaaaaaaaataataattgtcaaaaaaatcaaaacaagagaAGTGTTCCTTTATCTTCAGAAACCTGCCAGCTTTTCACTAGCTCAGTTACGGGTTCCAGTTCAGGCGCCTGGAGTTTTAGCAGTTCGCATCCCAAAAACCAAAACGATTCTGTaaagggggagaggaaaaaaaaaagaaaaagaaaaaaagaagaagaaaaaaaaaaaaacagacaatgGACGTTGGTCCAGAGACGGCCCCCCCACATCGCATCTCGCTGCCGAAAGCTCGCCGGCTCCTTCGCTCCccccctgcccgggcggcgGTGACGGCTCCGGCGTGCGGCGGCTCCCCGGGGGGCGCCGGGATGCTGGTTTCGGTGGTGGCGGGGGGCACGACGCCGACACGGACAGAGGGGGTCGGGACGGGAcgggagaggagagaggatcCGGGCGCCCCCGGCCCCAAAAAGCGCGGAGTCCTCGGGCTGAAGCAGGCGGGGGGTGGGGGAtgaaaggtggggggggggggggggggggtccgggcgCTCgtcccggcggcggcggcgcgggtCGGGGCGTGCGCGGAGGAGGGAGGGACGCGGTCGGTGGCTGCGGTTGGGCCggtttctctctcctctctccgGCGGCGGAGCCGGGGGCCAGGGAGGGGGACTTGGAGGTGGGGGCGGGCTCGGGGCCCCCTTCTCCCCGTCGCGgcgaggaggggaaggggggtccggggagggcagggagggaagaggaggggggaggCTGGCGGGCGCTGGCGGCGGGGGCTCAGTCGTCGTCCACGTCGTCGCCGTCGGAGTCGTCGCCAGcgccgctgccgctgccgggACCGGGGGGCCCGGCGCGGCGGTCGTAGAGCTTGTCCCGCTGGCGCTCCTGGATGTCGCGCATCTCCTCGGCGTAGCGGCAGAAGGCGCCGCCGAACTTGGCCCAGGCCTTGTAGGGGACGGTGATGGCGTTGCGGTAGGACGGCTTCACCTCGCTCACCCGCAGGAAGACGCCGTACTTGTTGCAGCCCACGTCGAAGAAGAAGCGCTTGGAGTCCACGGTGATGGAGGTGCCCTCGGGCAGCTCCCCGTagagccccccgccgcccggcccgccgcccccggggccgcccagCTCGTCCTCCTCGCCCCCGTAGTCGTCGATCAGCTTGGCCAGGGCGTCGCGGAACTCGATCAGGCCCTGGGCGGGCAGCGCGATGGTCTGCCCGCTCTGCAGCCCGGGGGGGCCGCCGGGAAAGCCCCCGGGCCCGCCGGGGCCGCGGTTGACGGTCTGGCGGATGCGGAGGAAGCGCCCGCGCTGGTTCTCCTTCAGGTCCAGGTAGTACTTGCGGTTCTCCCGCACCAGGAACTCGCTCTTGAGGGCCCGCCGCGGCCCGGGCCCACTCCCCTCGTcgccgccggggccggcggcCTGCgccagctgctcggggctggAGGGCCCCAGCTGGGCGTAGTGCTCGATGAAGTCGCCCAGGTAGTCGCGGAACTCGGCGGCCACGGCCATGGAGAGCGTGAGGCGGCTCTTGGAGCCCCCGGCGCCCACCTCGGCGATCTTGAGGAAGCGCCCCTTGGCGTTCTGCTTCACGTCCAGGTAGAAGCGCTTGTTCTGGATGTCCAGCCGCTTCGACGCCAGCTCCTGCGTCTCCTGctcggggccggccccgccgccgcccccgccgccggccccgctccctcctccgcctcctccccGGGGCGCCGCGAAgcctccgccgcctccccccccgccgctgccgctgccgctgccgccgcgCTCGCTGCCGCTGTCGCCGTCCGCCATCttgcccgcccgccccgcgccggcCCTTCCGcgcgcgccgcccgccccgcttccggcgcgcggccccgcccctcTGCGACAGGGGTGACGTCACCGCCGCACTCCGCCGCGCCTCACGTGCTaccgggggggcgggggggagcggCTCCGCCCGCCGCGTCCCCGCGCGCCCTCTGCCGCCgggaggccccgccccccgcgcgtggccccgcccccgccccgcccccaaACCCGGCGTGACGTCaccgccccgtcccgcccccTCCGCGCTGTCAATCACGCCCGCCGGCAGCTCCCATTGGAGGAGGCGCCGCGGAGGCCCCGCGCTGCCTCAAAGCGGGGCGGCCTGACGTCATCAGCGGCGCGCGTGACGTCACGGGCAGGGAGCAcagcgcggggggggggagcccgcCTGGGAGCCCCTGGGCCTGCATCGGCCGCACCCCTGGGTGCCCGAACCCGGCCTCTGCAGCCCCGGAggccggggggaggccggggggaggccccgcaggcaggggctgcacagcgccgggagcagcggggccgcgGTGAGCCCCTGGCAGCGGGCGCTGGGTGGAGGCCCCCGGGACTCCCGCGGGGATGAGGccgccccggcgctgccccgcgGCTCCACCCTGCCCTGGGCCCCTGCCGGAGGCTGGGAGGAGCGGCACGGGCCTGGGGGACAGCGCGGTGACCTCCGTGGAGGACAGGGCGGCCTCACCTCCGTCCTCCCTGGGAAGGTGCTGGAGGAAACCCCCCCCCGGGAAGCGCCTCCGCCAAGGCCAGGAGCGCGGCCAGCaggggggggggtccccctTGGGGGCCGCCCTGCTGAAACAACGCCTGCAGGGAGGCGGCCTCGCCACGGAGGGGACAGCGGAGGCCATGGTCCGGGCGCTGGTGacgcagcagcacagccacagcctccACAGGGATCCACCAGGGGGATGCTGAGGAGACCCCCCCCACGCTTCTACCCCCCCCAAAAGGGTTTGGGGATAGTGACGGCGGCGTCACCACCCCACGACCTCGAATGTCACCTTCCAGGTCGCAAGCaagcacccaagggtgccctTCCCGTCCTCCCCCTTGCAGCTGGGGCGTTCCATCACCACCCCCACCACAGGGGGAGCACCCAAAGGCGAGCGACACCCCCTCACTGCCCCCACGCCaacaccctgcagcaccctccCGCAccgcacccatgggtgctgcccCCTGGTACAGAATGAGCGGGGCCAGGTCTCCACACACAACTCGTTTTTATACGAGGGGGGAACACAAACAACACAACGAGCGCCGCGGGGGCATGGCGCGGCTCCGAAAACTCCAGATGggtgctggggcgggggggggggcgtcctCAGGGTGCTGAGGCGGGTCCGGtgcggccccccccgggccggtCCCTCAGTGGGGCAGCTCGTGGGGGATCAGCTTGTAGTGGGCGCCGCAGGAGGGGCAGCGCTGCGCCTCCCCCTTGTGCAGCCAGAACCAGATGACGCAGCTGTTGTCCTCTTCAcctgggggggggagagagcagctgggacGGACGGACAGGGAcaaggggacagggacaaggggACGAGGTGGGGGGGACACAAAGGGAtgaggaagggggggggactTACAGACGCAGCCCACGATGCGCTTGTCGCCGATGGAGGGCACGAGGTTGGGGTCTTCCTTGGTCCCCGCATAGCGCTTGGGCCGGAACATGCTGTAGGGGTcctggggtggggtgggggggggacaaaaATGGAGGGGGAGGGGACAAAGGGTGAGCCTCCAGGACAACGGGTGAGCCCCCGGCCCCATGAACCCCCCCCCGGGCAttccgcccccctccccccccacatCACGGTGTCCCCCCGCTCTCGTGCCCCCCCCGACCCACCggtcccggcccccccccaaaccggccccagccccccccggtcccggtcccgccCCCCGCTC is part of the Cygnus atratus isolate AKBS03 ecotype Queensland, Australia chromosome 27, CAtr_DNAZoo_HiC_assembly, whole genome shotgun sequence genome and encodes:
- the PURB gene encoding transcriptional activator protein Pur-beta, which codes for MADGDSGSERGGSGSGSGGGGGGGGFAAPRGGGGGGSGAGGGGGGGAGPEQETQELASKRLDIQNKRFYLDVKQNAKGRFLKIAEVGAGGSKSRLTLSMAVAAEFRDYLGDFIEHYAQLGPSSPEQLAQAAGPGGDEGSGPGPRRALKSEFLVRENRKYYLDLKENQRGRFLRIRQTVNRGPGGPGGFPGGPPGLQSGQTIALPAQGLIEFRDALAKLIDDYGGEEDELGGPGGGGPGGGGLYGELPEGTSITVDSKRFFFDVGCNKYGVFLRVSEVKPSYRNAITVPYKAWAKFGGAFCRYAEEMRDIQERQRDKLYDRRAGPPGPGSGSGAGDDSDGDDVDDD
- the LOC118259369 gene encoding cytochrome c oxidase subunit 5B, mitochondrial, which produces MASRLLRVSAAVRLLPAATARAAPVRHLAAPGDLASDQEQATGLERKVLEAMNKGLDPYSMFRPKRYAGTKEDPNLVPSIGDKRIVGCVCEEDNSCVIWFWLHKGEAQRCPSCGAHYKLIPHELPH